A section of the Schistosoma haematobium chromosome ZW, whole genome shotgun sequence genome encodes:
- the RPL21_1 gene encoding 60S ribosomal protein L21 (EggNog:ENOG41KOG1732~COG:S), protein MTNTKGYRRGTRYLFSRKFRHHGPLPSSVYMRVYRRGDIVDIKGDGGVQKGMPHKSYHGRTGRVYNVTPHAVGIIVNKRVGNRIIPKRINVRIELYFNKKNVIDRLQDRIF, encoded by the exons ATGACAAACACCAAAGGTTATCGTCGAGGCACAAGATACTTATTCTCTCGAAAATTCAGGCACCATGGACCTCTGCCGTCTTCGGTTTATATGCGAGTGTATCGACGTGGTGATATCGTAGATATAAAGGGTGATGGTGGTGTCCAAAAGGGTATGCCCCACAAGTCATATCATGGTCGAACTGGTCGCGTCTATAACGTCACTCCACATGCTGTTGGAATAATCGTCAATAAACGTGTCGG TAATCGTATAATTCCTAAACGAATAAATGTAAGGATTGAactatatttcaataaaaaaaatgtgaTTGATCGTTTACAAGATAGAATTTTCTAG
- the TMCO7_1 gene encoding transmembrane and coiled-coil domains-containing protein 7 (EggNog:ENOG410VB12~COG:O): MRIQLDPDVEWISHTETQLPIGINDASPFQQVIYPENAQFPPFKFSTMEYSSYVVPALSGAFPSRTKTRIPCFEMNANLTRIVSKEQERRQLHYDPNAINVFKMMSSPPVLMNNNSSYSLYAVQIAKFAIPLTKPCIVYIPKGIPYKFLNATKENLNLCRIRYVLT, encoded by the exons ATGCGAATTCAATTGGATCCAGATGTTGAATGGATATCACATACAGAAACACAGTTGCCTATCGGGATCAATGATGCATCTCCTTTCCAAC AGGTGATATATCCAGAAAATGCACAATTTCCTCCATTCAAATTTTCTACTATGGAATACTCGAGTTACGTAGTTCCAGCTTTATCTGGTGCTTTTCCAAGTAGAACTAAGACTCGTATACCTTGTTTTGAAATGAATGCAAATCTTACGAGGATTGTCAGTAAGGAACAAGAAAGACGTCAACTTCATTATGATCCGAACGCTATAAATGTATTCAAAATGATGTCAAGTCCTCCTGTTCTTATGAATAATAACAGTTCTTACAGTCTTTATGCTGTACAGATTGCGAAATTTGCCATTCCTTTAACAAAACCTTGTATCGTATATATTCCAAAAG GTATACCGTACAAATTTTTAAATGCAACAAAAGAGAACTTAAATCTTTGTCGAATAAGATATGTTTTAACTTga